Within the Streptomyces sp. NBC_00554 genome, the region GCAACTAACGTGCCGGCGTCGTCGACCAGGGCGACGTCGTGGGTGCGTTCGGCCCAGTCGATTCCGCAGTAGATCAAGGCAGTTCCTTCCCGATGTGCTGATGTTTACGCTGGTCAGGAGCGCATACGGGCCACGCGTCGCACTAATCCCAGGCATCAACCGCCACTGCGGATGTGCCGCCACCTCACGAGCCGTTCGTGGCACCAGCGCACCCCACGGGCCTCGGTCTGCGCAGGAGCTCGAACGGCTCGGGCGTATCAAGAAGTCACCGCGGAGTGGGCTCACACCACCAACACCAACGAGTGGCCGAGGTGTTGGGTGTTGACGCTCGCGGGTGCTGGAAGTCACCGGTCTGGCGAGAGGCATCAAGGCCCGTTCTTCAGAAGGCATACGTCCAGCACCCGACTCGAACACCCAAGGAACGATGGGGCTCCCTCGGGTTGCCCTTGAAAAGGGATTAGTTCTTCAGGTGGGCGAAGCCGTGCTCGACCGGCGCCCGTACTGCGGCAAGGACCTTGTTGGACAGCTTCTGCCCGCGTGTCAGCGGCCGGTTCCGGGCGGCCTTGTAGCCGGTGATCACCGCCGGATCGGCGTCGGGACCGCTGTCGTCGAGCCCGACGAATCCCAGGTCGGCGATGGCTCCAAGGCCGGCCGCCCGCAGCCTGACGGTGAGCCGGTCGTGACGGCAGGCGGTGATCTCCGAGGTGCGTCCGGGCCGGGCCGCCGAGCCCCACAGCATGTCGACCCTTGTCGTTGGTGAGCGCGATCACGAGCAAGCCATGGTGTTTGTGCTTGCCGGAGTAGTTCTTCCGGTTCGCCGTATCGGTGCGCCGCCGGGTGCGGATCAGCGAGCCGACCAGCAGGACCACCCCGCCACCCGTTCGGGTGATCTTCTTCAGGGCGCGGTCCAGGCGCGGGGCGCGAGCGGCCAGCAGGCCGACGACCTCCGTGACCCACCGGGTCACGGTGGTGCGGTGTATCCCGTTGCCGCCGGCCAGGTCGCCCGGCCGCTGGTCACAGCGCAGCACCGCGAGCACGATGGCGGCGATCTTCCCCGCGGGCAGGGCCCGCCACCGCGAGCCGATCTTCTTCAGGTGGCCGCGTACCAGACTGGCGAGCCAGTTCAGGGTCGCACTCGACAGCGGCAGGCGTGCGGTGTAAACAAGGCCGTCAGGGCCCCCAGCGAGAGGGTTGTTTTCTTCACGCCAAACTCAACTGCCGCCGGGGACCCGCCGGTTACGGTCCTTAAGGCACCCGCCGGCGGCGTGGCTACGAGCGTGCGGTGAACTTCCCGTCGGGGCGTTTGTGCAGCCAGCCGCGATCGGCGAGCTTAGTCATCTTCGCCCGCAGCGGCTCCAGCTTGCCGCGCACCGAGGCGTTCAGACCCAGCCGCTCGCCGACCGCCCTGACCTGCACCGGGCCGTCGGCCTCCCGCACGATCGCCAGGATCTTGCGGTAGTCGCCGGGCAGCGCGCCCTCCTCGGCCGCGTCGCTGCGGTGCGGGATGAGCAGGACTGCCCGCCCGGCCACCTTCGCCGATACCGGAGCGACAGCCTCGGCGTCGGCCTGGACCTGCTCGGCCAGCCGGTTCAACACCCGCTCCGCGATCGCCAGTTCGTCCCGCTCGACCTGGACCTCCTGAAGCTGCTTGGTCAACTCCTCGGCGAGGGCATCCAGTTCGCTCCGGCGGGCGGTGATCCACTGCCGCTCCTGCATCCCGGGCCCTCCCGCGATCTCGTGGCGTGCCGACCTGCCGACGGATCGTAGGCGGGGGCAAGTCGCGAGCGCAGCCGAACCAGGCATCCCACCGGAACCGGACCACCCAATGATCTACACCAAGGTCATCGGCCGCCGACCGGCGCGAGTACCCCACTCGTCATTCACACCAGACCCGCGACCTGCGACTTCACGATGCACACCGCTCAATGCGCTGGCGCTCATCCCGTCAGGGGCGACGGCGATGTAGGAGTGGCTGGCGAGCTTCTGATCGTCCTTGAGTGTGCGCAGCGCAGACTGATGGGCGTGTCCATCGTGGGCGAAGGCAAAGGTGATCCGGGCGCTTCCATCGCTTTTGAGGAGGCGCCGCAGGATCGTGATGTGGTCAGTGCCGAAGGGGGTGCCGCAGGTGGCGACGGCTGTGGGGATACCTGCCAGGTGGCAGGCCATGACGTCGGTGTAGCCCTCGACGATGATGGCGCGGTTGGTCTTGGCGATGTTCTTCTTCGCAAGGTCGATGCCAAACAGCGCCTGGGACTTCATGTAGATCGGGGTGTCGGGGGTGTTGATGTACTTGGGGCCCGTATCGGCCTCGTAGAGCTTGCGGGCGCCGAAGCCGACGACCTCGCCACCGATGTTGCGGATGGGCCACATCAGGCGGCCGCGGAAGCGGTCGATGGGGCCGCGGCGGCCCTCCTGGGCAAGGCCGGAGAGCAGGAGCTCCTTGTCAGTGAAGCCCTTGCCGCGCAGGTAGCGGGTGAGGTGGTCCCAGCCTTGAGGGCTGTAGCCGACGGAGAACTGCTCGGCAGCGGCTTGGTCGATACCGCGCTCGGCGAGGAATGTGCGGCCGATAGCGGCCTCGATGGTGGTGTTGAGCTGTGTGAAGTAGAACTGCGCTGCCGCTCTGTGTGCTTCGACCAGGCGGATGCGCTCAACGTGCTGGCGGTCACGGTGGCCTGCATCAGCGCGCAGCGTGATACCGCCGCGTGAAGCCAGCCGGTCCACGGCTTCGCCGAAGGAGAGGTGCTCCATCCTCATGATGAAGTCCAGTGCATCGCCGCCGAACTGGCACTCGAAGCAGTGGTAGACACCCTTATCGCTGTTCACGCTGAGCTGCCCGCTGCTCCCTTCGCAGAAAGGGCAAATCCCCCGGAATTCGCGCCCAGACTTGCGCAGCGGCACGTACTCGGTGATCACATCCTTCAGCGGCACTGCTGCCTTGAGCGCTGCAATGTCCCTTCTGCCTATGACAGGTTGCGCCTCACCACGGGAGGCAGGTCGGGCCAGCCCGTTCCGGCCTGCCAGGCTAAGGGCTTGCAGGGGATCAAGGTGTTGCTTCCCGTTCTGAGTCTCGTTGGTGTGGTATGCGCATCCGGGATGAGACTCGTGACCAACTCGCCGTGAAGTTCGCGGTGTTGCTCCCACATCTGGACGAGCGGCAGCGGCGGCTGTTGATGGCCGCGGAGGCCCGGAGCCTGGGGCACGGCGGTGTCCGGGCCGTGGCACAGGCTGCTGCGGTGAGTGAGACGACGGTCCGCAAGGGTGTGTTCGAACTCGAGGCCGGTGAGGGGCCTCTGGGGCGGGTGCGGCGTCCGGGCGGGGGCCGCAAGCGGGTCGCGGACCTGAATCCGGGGCTGCGGCCGGCGCTGCTGGCGCTGGTCGAGTCGGATGTGCGGGGTGATCCGATGTCGCCGCTGCGGTGGACGGTGAAGTCCACGCGCACGCTTGCGCAGGAGCTGACCCGGGCCGGGCACCGCGTCAGTGCCGACACCGTCGCCGGCCTGCTGCGGGAGGAAGGCTTCAGCCTGCAGGCCAACGCCAAGACCATCGAGGGCAGCCAGCACCCGGACCGGGATGCCCAGTTCCGCTATCTCAACGAGCAGGCCCGCGAGCACCGGGACACTGGCCAGCCGGTCATCAGCGTGGACACCAAGAAGAAGGAGCTCGTCGGCGAGTTCAAGAACAACGGCCGCCAGTGGCGGCCGACGGGTGAGCCGGTGCCGGTGAACGTGCATGACTTCGCCGACCCGCAACTGGGCAAGGCCGCCCCCTACGGGATCTACGATCTGGCGGCGGACACCGGCTGGGTGAACGTCGGCACCGATCACGACACCGCCGCGTTCGCGGTCGAGTCGATCCGCCGCTGGTGGCACGGCCAGGGCCGGCCTGCCTACCCGCAGGCGGCACGGCTGCTGATCACCGCCGACGCGGGAGGCTCCAACGGCTACCGCACCCGGGCCTGGAAACTCCAACTGGCCCAGCTCGCCGCCGAAACGGGACTGACCATCACCGTGTGTCACCTGCGTCCCGGCACATCGAAGTGGAACAAGATCGAGCACCGGCTCTTCTCCCACATCACCATGAACTGGCGCGGCCGCCCACTGACCAGCCACGAAGTCATCGTCCAGTCCATCGCCGCGACCACCACCCGCACCGGGCTACGTGTGAGAGCCGCACTCGACACCAACACCTACCCCACCGGAGTCCGTATCGATGACGCCGAGATGGCGGCACTGCCACTGACCCGCCACGCATTCCACGGCGAATGGAACTATGCCCTGCACCCACAGCCCCGTCCGGCCGTCCCGGCGGCCCGGGCTCCGCAGGAGCCGGCCCCGCAGTGGGACCAGGCCCTGCTGTCCGATCCCGACCTGACCGGCATGTCCCGGCAACAACTGGGCTCCCTCACAGAGACATTGGCCCCCGAGGGCGATACCCGGCGCGGCCGTCCGCCCCGGCTGGCCTTCCCCGAACAGGTCCTGGCCACCGTGCTCCACCTGCGGGTCAACCTGGCCGCGGAACCCCTCGCCGTGCTGTTCGGCAGCAGCCGGACCGCAATGCACCGCACCCTCCTGAAGAACAGGAAACTGCTTGAGACACACGGCATCGCCATCCCACCCGCGACGACGCCACCCGCCGCCCTCGCGACCCTCCAGGCACGAGTCCTCACCCAAACCAGCGAGCCCCACAACAAGATCAAGACGACGTGTTAATGATCTGCAAGCCCTTAGGGTGACGGTGATCTCGCTGGTGGGTGTATTCCGCGACTCCTTCAAGAGTAACTAATCTACGCATTCGCACTAGTTGACTCACTATTGACCTCAAGCCCCCATAGGTAGAGGCTCGGAGTACTCGGGTTGAGGTTGCCCAGTGCGGGCCCATCCTTAAGCCCATGGGGGAGGCTGACATGCCACCTGCACAACGCGAAAACGTTACCGTTCGCGATCATCGGCGGAGAAGGCGGTTCATCCGCGGCATTGAACGAAAGCATGGCCCCACCCGCCGCACACAGAGCGTCGCACGGATCCTGTCCGCGAGGGCCATCCTTGGAGTTGACAACGACAACGCCTTCCTTACACGGAGGCCGTTAGCCAATGAGGTGCCGGGCGATGTCACCCAAGTAGGTGATCAACCGGCGGGCTTCGGGGTTCTGATTGATTGGAACACAGACGAGGACATGGCGGTCATCGCTTTCATTAACGCTATGAGCATCGATGGCGTGATGGTCTCTGGCGTCCGTGACGGAGATACATTCGAGCTTGAGCGTGCTTCCGGCCGAGCGACATTCGACGTCGGGACCGACAACGAGGCGATCCCAGGCCTAATCTCCATCGCAGCCGTCGGTGCCAACATCGCAGCTGGAGCTTTCGGGCAACCGGAACTGATCCCGCTGATCAATGCAGCTTCCACCTTCGCGCAGCAGCGATTCCCAGAGACATCAACACGCGGAAGGGCGCGCAACGCTTTCGGCGAAGACGACAACGGAGGACGAGCCCGCCAGGAGGGCGGCGTGATCGTCTGCAACCCTTCGGCGCGAGCTCCCTACACCAGCGGTGACGAAGACCACCAATCCCGCTGGATTCAAGGAAATGGTCAGCGCATCTCGGAGAATCTACCGGATCACATCTCTGCTGGTAGCGCCTTTTTCCTACGGCGTGACATGGGCTCGGAACGAATCCAAGGGACCGGGGAAATGACTCTATCCGCATGGGATCATGGTGACTTCGCAGCAGACAACTCCGGGTTCTACCGCGTACGGTTCATCCTCCGCCGCGACCAAAACGCTGACGATGATGAACCGGTTGTCGAGTAACACCTGGCCCCTGAGACACGTCGACCAGTGATCCAAGAGACCGGATTTCTAGATCGCTGGTCGATATGTCAACGGCGTTGATCCGGCCGATGGGATGCTGCGATAGACGGGCGAGGGGGGCAAGAGCGTGCCTAGAGAGCGCCAGTCCGTATCGGACACAGTCAGCTGGCTGAGCTTCCCGCGACAGGCTTATCCGAACTTCTACCTCAATACGGAACGAATCAGGCACCGGTTTCACGGCTATCTCGGTTCGATCACCCAGTTTAGTGAGTCGGTCGAAAATTCTGGCGAGGTAAACGCGTCGATGAAGGCACTCTTCCTCGATGCGGGTATCAAGCGCGGTCATGGCGGAAGTGTGAACATGGCGTGGGATCTCATCGATCCCCTACCTCAAGCATTGGTACTGAGGGCACATCTCGCGGCAGCCGGCGAGGTCCACACCGACGCGCGCTCTGCGCCTGTGACAGATTTTGTTCTTGCCCGGGGTCGGGGTGGAATTGCGCAGCCTCCCCAGCTGGCCGACAGCCCCCTGTGGGGCGAAGTCGGGGTATCACCCAGCGTAGTGACCGAGATTGCGGCCGAGCAACGGAGACAGGCCGCAATCGGAACCAGTGGCGATCCGGCGCCCTTGTACTGGGCTGCATTCGCAAATACCGACCGAGGACTGGTAGTCAGTCTGCTCGGTGATGCGTCCTTGATCGGTACCGATGTGCGGTCCTATTTGGGGCTCGACATGACCTACTGCATCTTTGGGCAAAAGCTCCGGGATTGGCACTCATGGACACTGCTGTCACCACTCCACGTATGGGTCGAGCCGCCTGGAACCGCAAACTGGGGATGAAGGATGAGTGTGCCTGAATTCCCAGGGTCCGCGCGTAGCCGCCTTGTACACGGCGGCGAGTACCCGACGCCAGAGGAAATCAGTACGACCCGGCAAGGCCGCGCGGGAGTTGGCCCAACGCGGCCTGATGCAAGCAGTACATGGCGGCTTCCCTACCGCCGAGGACTTCACCCGCATGGCACTTGGGGTTATGGGGCCGCAAGACACATAGCACCCCGCTACGCGAATTTGTTGAGCTCCTTCGCGGCACCGTGATGCTGTGAAAGGCCAAAGGCCAGCACACCAATTATTACGGCTACGTGGATGTACATCCCGTACAGGGGAAGGACTATGTTGGTCGCTCGGAGTACGGCGCCAGCCACACACAACACCGCCACAAAGCCAGCTCCGCCCGCATCCCGACCAAGTCTCTCACGGTATTTCGCCACGTCGCTCTGCACGGTGGCGTCATAACGGGTCGGGTTTTCCATCAGACTTCGTGCTCGCCAAATCCCCAGTACCGCGAAGACCCCAACTGCCGCCATGGCAGCGAACCACCCAACGACGATGCCGTCGGGGTCTGAGATCGTGACTACATTCGCGGTCAGCACGCCAAATACCATGATCGGCAGGGACCAGAGGCGGGACGGTTTCTCAACTGGCCATGTGGCAACACGATCTCGGCCTCCAGCGTCGCCACACCGGCGTCGCTGTAGTCCTCACAGCGATTGCTCATACCCGTGACGCTCCCGACCGCTGACGGCCCGTGCCGGGGTTCGAGGACCGGCCAGAGCCTTGTGTCTCAAGCTGGCCGGCGCCAAGCGGCTGCCCCGCTGACGGGAATGTGTGACAGCTCCCGGTGTCCGCAGGCCACCCACCATCTCCTCCACCGGCCCGTCTGGCAGACCGCGGCGGACAACGGCACCGTCCTGTTGGCCAGCCCGCGCATCCCGGTCGGCGAGAAGAACCGGCTGCGGGCCGAACACCAACGCTCGATGCGAGCCCTCGAAGAGATCGACAAGGCCACCGGAAAGGCGGGATGACAAAGTACTCAGTCCCGAACAGCGCGATCAGATCGAGCGGCGGATCCGCGCAGCCATCGACCGGCTCATCGCCGCGCAGATCCCGGTCGGCGGGCCTGCGACGTCAAGACCCTGGCCCGGGAGGCCGGGGTCTCCCGCGCTGCCCTCTATACAACTTGGGGCCATCTCAAGGACGAGTTCGAGAAGCGACGGGCTGCGCCTGGGCCGCGGGCCAGCAGCCCGACCCGCGCGAGGTTCGGATCGCCCGGCTGTGGGAGCAGAACCAGCGGCTCACCAGCAAACTAGCCCGCACTCACACCGAGTTCAGCCAGCTCAGGAAACGTCACCAGTTGGCCTTGCTGGCCCTTGCCGCCAAAGATGACGAACTGCAACGGCTCCGCCGCCATCTGAGCACTATTGGCAACA harbors:
- a CDS encoding ISAzo13 family transposase; its protein translation is MRIRDETRDQLAVKFAVLLPHLDERQRRLLMAAEARSLGHGGVRAVAQAAAVSETTVRKGVFELEAGEGPLGRVRRPGGGRKRVADLNPGLRPALLALVESDVRGDPMSPLRWTVKSTRTLAQELTRAGHRVSADTVAGLLREEGFSLQANAKTIEGSQHPDRDAQFRYLNEQAREHRDTGQPVISVDTKKKELVGEFKNNGRQWRPTGEPVPVNVHDFADPQLGKAAPYGIYDLAADTGWVNVGTDHDTAAFAVESIRRWWHGQGRPAYPQAARLLITADAGGSNGYRTRAWKLQLAQLAAETGLTITVCHLRPGTSKWNKIEHRLFSHITMNWRGRPLTSHEVIVQSIAATTTRTGLRVRAALDTNTYPTGVRIDDAEMAALPLTRHAFHGEWNYALHPQPRPAVPAARAPQEPAPQWDQALLSDPDLTGMSRQQLGSLTETLAPEGDTRRGRPPRLAFPEQVLATVLHLRVNLAAEPLAVLFGSSRTAMHRTLLKNRKLLETHGIAIPPATTPPAALATLQARVLTQTSEPHNKIKTTC